One genomic region from Spirosoma sp. KCTC 42546 encodes:
- a CDS encoding DUF2442 domain-containing protein, whose amino-acid sequence MEGYGGTTPVIKKVTFPKRGKFEVSLEDGRSIMLPVSRFPSLQKVPLARRNKYIIGNGNTIIWHDCAEVYHIQDFFGFPDDYRYKG is encoded by the coding sequence ATGGAAGGCTACGGCGGCACTACACCGGTTATAAAAAAAGTAACATTTCCCAAGCGAGGCAAATTTGAAGTTTCGCTTGAAGATGGACGGTCGATCATGTTGCCTGTTTCACGGTTTCCTTCATTACAAAAGGTTCCGTTAGCACGCCGTAACAAGTATATAATTGGCAATGGGAATACAATCATATGGCATGATTGCGCCGAAGTCTATCATATACAGGATTTCTTTGGCTTCCCTGACGATTATCGTTATAAGGGGTAA
- a CDS encoding TonB-dependent receptor produces MRITLIQWFLVCALAGISWARDGKAQQLLDQRITLSVESQNVKKVLHQIEKQVDARFVFSSQIIQSDRKISVKSQSEPLSQVLIKLLKPLQLAYEVSGNMIIIRPDRPAKPAPVDVDQASLVTPIEQVARSVSGTVSDQTGVTLPGVNVVIKGTQKGTTTDAQGQFKLELPDTETTLVFSSVGYLPKEVTVGNESILTVTLTTDTKALGEVVVVGYGTQKRADVTAAIASVPMGEIRDMPVSNVATALQGKIPGVVIQQTSGAPGSTPAIKVRGFGSISAGTSPLIVVDGNIVGSGVFGLLSSIDIESIDVLKDASSTAIYGSKGSNGVLLVTTKRGKPGRMNVNLDVYTGFQEITKKIDLLNSQQYAEFAKEASNTAYLDNVPGGSASDPNSVRPSSYLRYRYPRGDLFDWFNYDDPAKVANLPYTDFQDLIFRRAKMSSYQLSVSGGNEKARYLVSGSYLKQDGIILKSSLDRYIFRANVEVNLLPKLKVGMNLNPSFKNVQEVTAENQWFNQGIITAALAAIPMAPVYAADGSYSSQLALAAPYNLPGVTNPLANITEYNSPYLSGNLLGNIYADYGFLKNFNYRASANVNFSDNRRNTYRTSRMPLSNLLPPTTAMGTVYSDQNLSWLFNQVVGYTKNINSVHNIEALVGMEATSTKFQSSSASGSSYANDVVETLNASASGSTTTAWSFKTANASVSYFARANYSYKGKYLANLSVRRDGSSIFGPDNRWGTFPAGSLGWRVSEESFMKNIRAISETKLRVSYGLSGNNAFSDNYPYVGQLRPDNYSFNNNLVNGLAPSSLANSKLGWEKNQQFDAGIDVGLVNNRIYLSVDYYHRITKDLLLSVNVPSLTGFTSAYKNIGKMENKGMEFALNTRNMTKGFIWNTTINLSYNRNKVLELGPTGDPIRTTSGSLADLTITQIGAPIGSFYGYKQLGIFQNQADLDANPHDVTSRPGDVKYADIDGDGKITATDRTILGNNQPDFIYGFTNSFSYKGFDLNISIQGTQGGKILNIGRRYFDNMEGNQNQMTTALHRWRSASDPGDGITPRANERSTGNNNAVSSRWVEDASYVRIQNVNLGYRLPTKLLNKVKIQQLRLYVSAQNLYTWTKYLNYNPEVSNYESPLSAGIDYGAYPLARTYTFGINVGF; encoded by the coding sequence ATGCGTATAACCCTCATCCAATGGTTTCTGGTCTGTGCACTAGCCGGAATTTCGTGGGCACGTGATGGGAAAGCCCAGCAGCTTCTCGACCAGAGAATTACGCTTTCGGTAGAGAGTCAGAATGTAAAAAAAGTACTGCATCAGATTGAAAAACAAGTTGATGCCCGTTTTGTGTTTAGCTCGCAAATTATCCAGTCGGATCGTAAAATATCCGTTAAAAGCCAATCAGAGCCACTTTCGCAGGTATTGATCAAACTGCTGAAACCGCTTCAACTCGCCTACGAAGTGAGTGGCAACATGATCATCATCCGGCCCGATCGTCCGGCTAAACCGGCTCCCGTTGATGTCGATCAGGCGTCTTTGGTAACGCCAATTGAACAGGTTGCCCGTTCGGTATCGGGAACGGTGAGTGACCAGACCGGCGTCACACTTCCCGGCGTAAACGTCGTCATAAAAGGAACGCAGAAAGGCACGACGACCGATGCACAGGGGCAGTTTAAACTGGAACTGCCCGACACCGAAACCACGCTCGTATTCAGCTCGGTTGGGTATTTGCCGAAAGAAGTCACTGTCGGGAACGAGTCTATTTTGACCGTTACCCTAACCACCGATACCAAAGCCTTAGGGGAAGTAGTTGTGGTGGGTTATGGAACCCAGAAACGGGCCGACGTAACCGCAGCCATCGCATCTGTACCGATGGGCGAAATTCGAGACATGCCCGTATCGAACGTAGCTACGGCCTTGCAGGGGAAAATTCCGGGGGTTGTCATTCAACAAACCAGTGGCGCTCCCGGTAGCACGCCAGCCATTAAAGTGAGGGGCTTCGGCTCGATCAGTGCGGGAACCTCGCCCCTGATCGTGGTCGACGGAAATATTGTTGGTTCCGGTGTTTTCGGCTTGCTCAGTAGTATTGATATTGAAAGCATCGACGTCCTGAAAGACGCTTCATCCACAGCTATTTACGGGTCTAAAGGATCTAATGGCGTTCTGCTGGTCACGACGAAACGCGGGAAACCGGGGCGTATGAATGTGAACCTGGATGTGTATACCGGCTTTCAGGAAATCACTAAGAAAATAGACCTGCTGAACTCGCAGCAATATGCTGAATTTGCCAAGGAAGCCTCCAATACGGCTTATTTAGACAATGTTCCGGGAGGCAGCGCATCCGATCCAAACAGCGTTCGGCCGTCCAGTTACCTGCGTTATCGCTACCCACGGGGTGATTTGTTCGATTGGTTCAATTATGACGATCCAGCCAAAGTCGCCAATCTGCCCTACACCGATTTTCAGGATTTGATCTTTCGCCGGGCCAAGATGAGCAGCTACCAGCTTTCGGTATCGGGCGGTAATGAAAAGGCGCGGTATCTGGTAAGCGGGAGTTACCTGAAGCAGGACGGTATCATTCTGAAATCGTCGCTGGATCGGTACATTTTCCGCGCCAATGTCGAAGTAAACCTGTTGCCAAAGCTGAAAGTGGGTATGAACCTGAACCCTTCTTTCAAAAATGTTCAGGAGGTTACGGCTGAAAATCAGTGGTTTAATCAGGGCATCATTACGGCAGCACTGGCAGCTATTCCGATGGCTCCTGTTTATGCGGCCGATGGCTCCTATTCATCACAACTGGCGCTGGCGGCACCGTATAACCTGCCGGGCGTTACGAATCCGCTGGCCAATATTACCGAATATAACAGTCCCTATCTGTCGGGAAACCTGCTCGGAAATATCTACGCAGACTATGGATTCCTGAAGAATTTCAATTACCGGGCATCGGCCAATGTAAACTTCAGCGATAACCGACGCAATACCTACCGCACGTCGAGAATGCCGCTGAGCAATCTGTTGCCACCGACTACGGCTATGGGAACCGTTTACTCCGATCAGAATTTGAGCTGGTTGTTCAACCAGGTTGTGGGCTATACCAAAAACATCAACTCGGTACACAACATTGAGGCTCTGGTCGGTATGGAAGCTACGTCAACCAAGTTTCAGTCGAGCAGTGCTTCGGGGAGTTCATACGCCAATGACGTTGTCGAGACGTTGAATGCCAGCGCCAGTGGTTCCACAACGACTGCCTGGTCGTTCAAAACAGCCAATGCATCGGTCTCGTATTTTGCCAGGGCCAACTACAGTTACAAGGGCAAGTACTTGGCGAATCTGTCGGTTCGTCGGGACGGATCGTCCATTTTCGGGCCTGATAATCGTTGGGGTACGTTTCCGGCGGGGTCGTTGGGCTGGCGCGTGAGCGAGGAGTCGTTTATGAAAAATATACGGGCCATCTCCGAAACCAAACTTCGGGTTAGTTACGGGCTGTCGGGAAACAACGCATTCTCGGATAATTATCCCTACGTAGGCCAGTTACGACCCGATAACTACAGCTTTAACAATAACCTGGTCAATGGGTTAGCGCCGTCTTCGCTGGCGAATTCGAAACTAGGCTGGGAGAAAAATCAGCAGTTCGATGCAGGTATTGACGTGGGTCTGGTCAATAACCGAATTTACCTGAGTGTCGATTATTACCATCGGATTACCAAAGATCTGTTGTTGTCGGTCAATGTGCCTTCGCTGACGGGTTTTACATCGGCCTATAAGAACATCGGGAAGATGGAAAATAAGGGGATGGAGTTTGCGCTCAATACCCGCAACATGACCAAAGGCTTTATCTGGAATACGACAATTAATCTCTCGTATAACCGCAACAAAGTGCTGGAACTCGGCCCAACCGGCGATCCGATCCGGACAACCAGCGGCAGTCTGGCCGATTTAACCATTACGCAGATCGGAGCGCCCATCGGTAGTTTTTACGGTTATAAACAACTCGGGATTTTTCAGAATCAGGCCGATTTAGATGCCAACCCACACGATGTTACATCCCGGCCGGGCGATGTGAAATACGCTGATATCGATGGCGATGGCAAAATCACGGCAACCGACCGTACTATCTTGGGCAACAACCAGCCCGATTTCATTTACGGCTTTACCAACTCGTTCAGCTACAAAGGATTTGATCTGAATATTTCCATTCAGGGTACGCAGGGCGGCAAAATTCTAAACATCGGTCGCCGGTACTTCGACAATATGGAAGGCAACCAGAACCAGATGACAACGGCCTTGCATCGCTGGCGGTCGGCGAGTGATCCGGGCGATGGTATCACACCACGGGCCAATGAGCGTAGCACGGGTAACAACAATGCCGTGTCGTCGCGCTGGGTGGAGGATGCCAGTTATGTGCGGATTCAGAACGTCAATCTGGGGTATCGGCTGCCAACAAAGCTGCTGAACAAGGTCAAGATCCAGCAACTGCGGTTATACGTATCGGCTCAGAATCTGTACACCTGGACGAAGTACCTGAACTACAACCCGGAAGTGAGCAACTACGAAAGTCCCTTATCGGCGGGCATCGACTACGGCGCGTATCCACTGGCGAGGACCTATACGTTTGGTATCAATGTGGGATTTTGA
- a CDS encoding FecR family protein: MKQASYSLTDFLEDADFIRWVKHPDETQDVYWQQFLEAHPDKKPAVEMARQYILVFAEQTGQQQPTAAQSEMMRQYIQKHVREESNEKVVAPFTRTVGTSWSWLRMAASIALVISIGLGAYWYSQRQAVQPESYQQFVKETPAGITLKEARNDTDKPLTVLLSDGSSVVLQPGSRLSYPDTFQQREVYLTGKAFFEIVKNPARPFLVYTRGIATKVLGTSFMVDAPESGQPIKVAVKTGSVAVYALDESSSVRQKAASPELSGLVLTPNQGAEYSDASKRLVRMPGSMFAQPETQVVAKQSFDFDETPVAEVFSTLEKAYGVHIIYDETMLGKCSLSASLVGQPFHDKLAVVCKALEAQYAIQGNQVTITGGQRCQ; encoded by the coding sequence ATGAAACAAGCCTCCTATTCACTGACAGACTTCCTGGAAGACGCGGATTTTATTCGCTGGGTAAAGCATCCCGATGAGACACAGGATGTCTATTGGCAGCAATTTCTGGAGGCACATCCCGATAAAAAGCCAGCAGTGGAGATGGCGCGTCAGTACATTCTGGTATTCGCGGAGCAAACCGGTCAGCAGCAGCCAACGGCAGCCCAGAGCGAAATGATGCGCCAATATATACAGAAGCATGTTCGGGAGGAGAGCAACGAAAAGGTGGTTGCCCCGTTCACCCGGACAGTTGGCACCAGCTGGAGTTGGTTGCGCATGGCGGCTTCGATAGCCCTGGTAATCAGCATCGGTTTAGGGGCGTATTGGTATAGCCAACGGCAGGCGGTTCAACCCGAAAGTTACCAGCAGTTTGTGAAGGAAACTCCGGCAGGAATAACCTTAAAAGAGGCTCGAAATGATACCGATAAACCCCTGACGGTTTTGCTCAGCGATGGTAGTTCGGTCGTGCTGCAACCCGGTAGCCGCCTGAGTTATCCGGATACGTTTCAGCAGCGGGAGGTCTATTTAACGGGGAAAGCTTTTTTTGAAATCGTGAAAAATCCAGCCCGACCCTTTCTGGTGTATACCCGTGGTATTGCGACTAAAGTCTTGGGAACCAGCTTTATGGTCGATGCGCCCGAGTCGGGCCAGCCGATAAAAGTGGCGGTAAAAACGGGTAGCGTGGCCGTGTATGCCTTAGACGAATCATCGTCTGTTCGGCAGAAAGCGGCTAGCCCCGAATTAAGTGGACTTGTGTTGACACCAAATCAGGGTGCGGAATACTCGGATGCCAGTAAGCGGCTGGTTCGTATGCCCGGCAGTATGTTTGCACAACCCGAAACGCAGGTGGTTGCCAAACAGTCTTTTGATTTTGACGAGACGCCTGTTGCTGAGGTGTTTAGTACACTGGAGAAGGCGTATGGTGTTCACATCATTTATGATGAAACCATGTTGGGTAAATGCTCACTGTCAGCCTCGCTGGTTGGGCAACCCTTTCACGATAAATTGGCCGTCGTTTGTAAAGCACTTGAAGCGCAGTATGCCATTCAGGGAAATCAGGTGACGATTACAGGCGGCCAACGTTGCCAATAA
- a CDS encoding RNA polymerase sigma factor — MASLHSSPNNSTDQQLWRGLREGDESAFTAIFDRYHRTLYNYGSKLFSDSALVEDAVQEVFIDVWRMRATLSEEIISIKFYLYRSLRRRIHRMQGKYQTGERIEELVDDDTTPTSVTEETTQIEQESRDLLSRRIQELLTQLPKRQVEALTLYYYDEFSIAEIAQLMDVNEKSVRNFIHRAITSLRQNRNWLIGSLLIFWLLCSL; from the coding sequence GTGGCCAGTTTACATTCTTCCCCGAACAATTCCACCGATCAGCAACTTTGGCGAGGTCTTCGCGAAGGGGATGAATCGGCATTTACGGCTATTTTCGACCGCTACCACCGCACGTTGTACAACTACGGTAGCAAACTCTTCTCCGATTCGGCCCTGGTTGAAGATGCTGTGCAGGAAGTTTTTATTGACGTCTGGCGCATGCGGGCCACGTTATCCGAAGAAATCATCTCCATTAAATTTTATCTCTATCGGTCCCTGCGTCGCCGGATTCATCGGATGCAGGGGAAATACCAGACGGGCGAACGGATTGAGGAACTTGTCGATGACGATACAACGCCAACCTCCGTTACGGAAGAGACGACACAGATTGAGCAGGAATCCAGAGACTTGCTCAGTCGGCGGATTCAGGAGTTGCTTACCCAGTTGCCCAAGCGTCAGGTAGAAGCCTTAACATTATATTACTACGACGAATTCAGTATTGCCGAAATCGCTCAGTTGATGGATGTCAACGAGAAATCGGTTCGCAATTTCATCCACCGGGCCATTACATCACTTCGCCAGAATCGCAACTGGCTCATCGGATCACTGCTGATTTTCTGGCTATTATGTAGCCTGTAA
- a CDS encoding threonine synthase, with protein sequence MPKRYLLHALLTGTFRENTTMNIAITSSRLGDLHCSQCGSIHNALVRQTLSVCCQAPLLCQYVIGEGSVQKSDLIMRSKSLWRYEELLPVILPENQITLGEGFTPILNLNRLADRHDLHHLSLKDEGLNPTGSFKARGLCMAVSKAKENGEEACIIPTAGNAGVAMAAYCARAGLEAVVVMPRHTPDAFKEECIGYNATLIEVDGLINDCAAKVQELNQTGAYFDVSTLKEPYRLEGKKTMGYEIAEQLNWQLPDVIMYPTGGGTGLIGIWKAFHEMKMLGWLPQNQRLPRMVAVQAENCSPVVDTYLGKQANSKQYVGKPTLANGLAVPRPIGEPLMLSVLRESGGTAIAVSEDEMLEGVSELCRYEGIFVAPEGGAIWAATKKLLRQGWLQPEEHILLLNTGSGQKYLDNVKGKWVR encoded by the coding sequence ATGCCAAAACGCTATTTGCTTCATGCGTTGTTAACCGGGACTTTTCGGGAAAATACAACCATGAACATTGCCATCACTTCATCACGTTTGGGAGATTTACATTGTTCGCAATGCGGCTCCATTCATAATGCGCTTGTGCGCCAGACCTTATCTGTTTGTTGCCAGGCCCCGCTGCTTTGTCAGTATGTAATTGGGGAGGGAAGCGTCCAGAAATCAGATTTGATCATGCGGAGTAAGTCGCTCTGGCGCTATGAAGAACTCCTGCCCGTTATTCTGCCAGAAAATCAGATCACGCTTGGCGAAGGCTTCACGCCGATTCTAAACCTTAACCGTTTAGCCGACAGACACGATCTGCATCACCTGAGCCTGAAAGACGAAGGCCTGAATCCTACCGGTTCATTCAAAGCGAGAGGGTTATGCATGGCCGTTTCGAAAGCCAAAGAAAATGGCGAAGAGGCCTGTATTATTCCCACCGCTGGTAATGCGGGTGTTGCTATGGCGGCTTACTGCGCCAGAGCAGGACTGGAAGCCGTGGTGGTCATGCCGCGTCACACGCCCGATGCCTTTAAGGAAGAATGCATTGGCTACAATGCCACCCTTATTGAAGTAGACGGACTGATCAATGACTGTGCGGCTAAAGTACAGGAGTTGAACCAGACCGGCGCTTATTTCGACGTCTCGACACTGAAAGAACCTTACCGACTGGAGGGCAAGAAGACGATGGGTTATGAAATTGCCGAGCAGTTGAACTGGCAGTTACCCGATGTAATCATGTACCCAACGGGTGGCGGAACTGGTCTGATTGGCATCTGGAAAGCGTTTCACGAAATGAAAATGCTGGGCTGGTTGCCCCAAAATCAGCGCTTGCCCCGAATGGTGGCTGTGCAGGCAGAGAACTGCTCGCCCGTTGTCGATACGTATCTGGGGAAACAGGCAAACAGTAAACAGTATGTGGGCAAACCCACACTGGCCAACGGATTGGCGGTTCCACGCCCTATTGGTGAACCTCTCATGCTAAGTGTACTGCGCGAATCCGGTGGAACCGCTATTGCCGTTTCTGAAGATGAGATGCTGGAAGGCGTCAGTGAACTCTGCCGATACGAAGGCATTTTCGTGGCACCCGAAGGCGGGGCCATATGGGCAGCCACGAAGAAATTACTGCGTCAGGGCTGGCTCCAGCCAGAGGAACACATTCTGCTTTTAAACACAGGTTCTGGCCAGAAGTATCTGGATAATGTGAAAGGAAAGTGGGTTCGGTGA
- a CDS encoding RagB/SusD family nutrient uptake outer membrane protein has protein sequence MKIYRILASVLVVFFISSCRQQFLDLSPISNATTDNFYKTGDDIKNALSGSYAALQADGIAGNSYVFGEIASDNTVPVASGSITDQDEFDRFYIKTTNPYISGRWNDCYSAIARFNTILDKIDGITMDAAIKSRYIGEVKFLRGWIYFILVQTYGDVPLVTKPINNPDDGYAYTRNPKTEVYAQIEKDLSEAEAALPVTYTGVDVGRATKGAAKSMLGKVYLTQKKYAQAVAKLKEVIDLNVYAILPSYADVFKVSNKNHKESVFDVQYKSGGSAEGNPWPNLFAPQSSGNSVIAFSGNGNNQPTEDLYKAYEPGDVRRDISMAISYVNASGQVVTANYVKKYFDTPATNNDNGNNIPIIRYADVLLMYAESLNEVGYQPTGEAFTYLNQIRTRAGLKAKTATDIPDQQSFRLAMEQERRVELAFECHRWYDLVRTGRAIPLLNSKKDQIRLVNVLTENNLVFPVPQAQIDVNKDKIKQNPGY, from the coding sequence ATGAAGATATATAGAATCCTTGCGAGCGTCCTGGTGGTATTTTTCATCAGTTCGTGCCGCCAGCAATTCCTGGATTTAAGTCCGATTTCGAATGCCACGACCGATAATTTCTACAAAACGGGCGACGATATAAAAAACGCGCTTAGCGGAAGCTATGCCGCCCTGCAAGCCGATGGTATTGCGGGCAACAGCTACGTATTCGGGGAAATAGCGTCGGATAATACGGTACCCGTGGCCTCTGGTTCCATCACCGATCAGGATGAGTTTGATCGCTTTTACATCAAAACGACGAACCCGTACATTTCTGGTCGATGGAATGACTGTTACTCGGCCATTGCGCGATTCAACACCATTCTGGATAAAATTGACGGGATTACGATGGACGCAGCCATCAAGAGTCGCTACATTGGTGAAGTGAAGTTTTTGCGGGGCTGGATTTACTTCATTCTGGTACAAACCTACGGCGATGTGCCCCTGGTGACCAAGCCGATCAACAACCCCGACGATGGGTACGCGTATACCCGTAATCCTAAAACGGAAGTGTATGCACAGATCGAAAAGGACCTCTCGGAGGCCGAAGCTGCTTTGCCTGTAACCTATACGGGAGTTGATGTGGGTCGGGCCACGAAGGGCGCTGCTAAATCCATGCTGGGCAAAGTGTACCTGACCCAGAAGAAATATGCGCAGGCGGTTGCCAAGCTGAAAGAGGTGATTGACCTGAATGTGTACGCTATTTTGCCCAGTTACGCCGATGTGTTTAAAGTGAGCAATAAGAATCACAAAGAGTCGGTGTTTGATGTGCAGTATAAATCGGGTGGATCAGCCGAAGGAAACCCCTGGCCGAACCTGTTTGCGCCACAATCCTCTGGTAATTCGGTCATTGCGTTCAGTGGTAATGGGAATAATCAACCCACTGAAGATTTGTATAAGGCCTATGAGCCAGGTGACGTACGCAGGGATATTTCGATGGCCATCTCATATGTAAACGCCAGTGGTCAGGTCGTGACGGCGAACTACGTAAAGAAGTATTTCGATACCCCCGCCACGAATAATGATAACGGGAACAACATCCCGATCATTCGCTATGCCGATGTGCTGTTGATGTATGCCGAGAGCTTAAACGAAGTGGGCTATCAGCCTACGGGCGAGGCTTTTACCTACCTGAATCAGATTCGTACCCGGGCAGGTTTGAAAGCGAAAACTGCTACCGATATTCCAGATCAGCAATCGTTCCGATTAGCAATGGAGCAGGAGCGCCGGGTCGAACTCGCATTTGAATGCCATCGCTGGTATGACCTCGTTCGTACGGGTCGGGCTATTCCACTTTTGAACAGCAAGAAGGATCAGATTCGATTAGTCAACGTGCTGACGGAGAATAATTTGGTCTTCCCGGTCCCTCAGGCGCAGATTGATGTCAACAAAGACAAGATCAAGCAAAATCCAGGGTATTAG